In Geopsychrobacter electrodiphilus DSM 16401, a single window of DNA contains:
- a CDS encoding CoA transferase subunit A has translation MISKLCDLTTALAHVRSGQTLMVGGFGAPGTPFTLIDALMAQGANELVLIKNEANEGGMGISLLIEAQRVRRIIISHLGLNSVVIGMKNRQEVEVEFYPQGILAEKIRAGGAGLIAILTDIGINTILRENKQVVMVAGREALLEPALRADVALLHAAVADRAGNLVYEKSARNFSPLMAMAADRVIVEAERIVEIGEIPADQIHTPAAFVDHVVELGTLTSAYGVLEHHVHHEL, from the coding sequence ATGATCAGCAAGCTCTGTGACCTCACCACCGCCCTGGCCCATGTGCGCAGTGGCCAGACCCTCATGGTCGGCGGCTTCGGCGCACCCGGTACGCCGTTCACGCTGATCGATGCCCTTATGGCGCAGGGCGCCAACGAGCTGGTGCTGATCAAGAATGAAGCCAACGAAGGGGGGATGGGGATCTCGCTGCTTATCGAAGCGCAGCGGGTCAGGCGCATCATCATCTCCCACCTTGGCCTGAATTCGGTGGTCATCGGCATGAAGAACAGGCAGGAGGTGGAGGTCGAATTCTACCCCCAGGGGATTCTGGCCGAGAAGATTCGCGCCGGAGGAGCGGGGTTGATTGCGATCCTGACCGACATCGGTATCAATACCATCCTGCGTGAAAACAAGCAGGTCGTCATGGTCGCCGGCCGCGAAGCGCTGCTCGAACCGGCCTTGCGGGCCGATGTTGCCCTTCTGCACGCCGCCGTGGCGGATCGAGCGGGGAACCTGGTGTATGAAAAGAGCGCGCGCAACTTCAGTCCGCTGATGGCGATGGCCGCCGATCGGGTCATTGTCGAGGCGGAACGGATTGTCGAGATCGGCGAGATTCCAGCGGATCAGATCCACACGCCAGCGGCCTTCGTCGATCATGTCGTTGAACTG
- a CDS encoding amino acid ABC transporter ATP-binding protein, whose translation MVEIRDLHKYFGPLEVLKGVDIEVKNGEVLVIIGPSGSGKSTLLRCVNNLEEPTSGEIYVDNILVNDRGLKHKAFQAHLNRTRCKMGMVFQQFNLFPHMTVLENVIEAPIHVLNKDRAAAIVKAEELLEMVGLASKRDNYPATLSGGQQQRVAIARALAMEPSVMLFDEVTSSLDPELVGEVLRVMEQLARDGMTMLVVTHEMGFAEKVADRVVFMADGYVVEDAPPHEMFTNPQHERTRQFLAEVLK comes from the coding sequence ATGGTGGAGATCAGGGATCTACATAAATATTTTGGCCCGCTGGAAGTGCTGAAAGGGGTCGATATCGAGGTGAAGAACGGCGAGGTGCTGGTCATCATCGGCCCGAGCGGCTCCGGCAAGAGCACCCTGTTGCGCTGCGTCAACAATCTCGAAGAGCCGACCTCCGGCGAGATCTATGTCGACAACATCCTGGTTAATGATCGAGGCTTGAAGCACAAGGCCTTCCAGGCGCACCTTAACCGGACTCGCTGCAAGATGGGGATGGTCTTTCAGCAGTTCAACCTTTTCCCGCACATGACGGTGCTCGAGAATGTGATCGAGGCCCCGATCCATGTGCTGAATAAAGATCGGGCGGCTGCTATCGTCAAGGCCGAGGAGTTGTTGGAGATGGTCGGCCTGGCCAGCAAACGCGATAACTATCCGGCCACTCTCTCCGGCGGTCAGCAGCAGCGGGTCGCCATCGCCCGGGCCCTGGCCATGGAGCCCAGCGTAATGCTGTTTGACGAAGTGACCTCGTCCCTCGACCCGGAGCTGGTCGGAGAGGTCCTGCGCGTCATGGAGCAGCTGGCGCGCGACGGTATGACGATGCTGGTAGTCACCCACGAGATGGGCTTTGCCGAGAAGGTCGCCGACCGGGTGGTCTTCATGGCCGACGGCTACGTGGTCGAAGACGCTCCGCCGCACGAGATGTTTACCAACCCGCAGCACGAGCGGACCCGGCAGTTTCTGGCCGAGGTGCTTAAATGA